A single region of the Penaeus monodon isolate SGIC_2016 chromosome 18, NSTDA_Pmon_1, whole genome shotgun sequence genome encodes:
- the LOC119584495 gene encoding protein BTG3-like, with the protein MKEEISAAVLFISKLISRNENVNDERMAKFEQRLGELLQERFSNHWHPERPWRGQGYRCLRVNENSRKEPTIERAARECGLKYVDLNLPVELTIWVDPEEVCCRFGEQKGSCCTVASFREGNKENYIEKFDFSQIERPNSTPSGMSKPSEVLKERTFNTSNNMSPPSSTQSTPTKKKSFSPTHTGFGLKNQTSPGRNNMMNNRDRRPFGNHHNHYSNNHQNHHNSHPQSGSYSPPFFKTQSWLNLSQTPPPPPPPHLPLFSSTGFIYPPAAPPHYTHAHSGPHFPRSPPNMGPQKFKWNSGNFPRNDRHQWFGHRALARV; encoded by the exons ATGAAAGAAGAGATATCCGCAGCAGTTCTTTTCATCTCCAAGTTAATCAGccgaaatgaaaatgtaaatgacGAGAGGATGGCCAAGTTCGAGCAGAGATTGGGAGAACTGTTGCAGGAACGGTTTAGCAATCACTGGCACCCCGAGCGTCCCTGGAGAGGTCAAGGTTACAGGTGTTTACG AGTGAATGAGAATTCGAGAAAAGAGCCGACGATAGAACGTGCAGCAAGGGAATGTGGCTTGAAGTATGTGGACTTGAATCTTCCAGTTGAGTTAACCATTTGGGTTGATCCTGAGGAAGTGTGTTGTCGGTTTGGTGAACAGAAAGGCTCGTGTTGCACCGTTGCTTCGTTCAGGGAGGGAAACAAGGAAAACTACATTGAAAAGTTTGACTTTTCCCAAATTGAACGTCCAAATTCAACTCCATCGGGCATGTCTAAG CCATCGGAAGTACTGAAGGAGAGAACCTTCAATACCAGCAACAACATGAGTCCTCCATCAAGTACCCAATCCACACCCACCAAGAAGAAATCCTTTAGTCCAACTCATACAGGGTTTGGTTTGAAAAACCAGACCTCTCCAGGTagaaataatatgatgaataaccGTGATAGAAGACCCTTTGGAAATCACCATAATCACTATAGCAACAACCATCAAAACCACCACAACAGCCACCCCCAGAGTGGATCGTACTCGCCACCCTTCTTCAAGACGCAATCATGGCTTAACCTGAGTCAgactcccccaccacctcctcctcctcatctgccCCTCTTCAGTTCTACTGGTTTCATCTACCCTCCTGCAGCACCTCCACACTACACCCACGCCCACTCTGGCCCCCATTTCCCACGCTCTCCTCCAAACATGGGTCCCCAGAAATTCAAATGGAATAGCGGTAACTTCCCTCGTAATGACCGGCACCAGTGGTTTGGCCACAGAGCTTTGGCACGGGTGTAA